One Astatotilapia calliptera chromosome 1, fAstCal1.2, whole genome shotgun sequence DNA segment encodes these proteins:
- the cnep1r1 gene encoding nuclear envelope phosphatase-regulatory subunit 1 encodes MNSLEQAEDLKAFERRLTEYVSCLQPATGRWRMILIVVSVCTATGAWNWLIDPDTQKVSFFSSLWNHPFFTISCITLIALFFAGIHKRVVAPSIIAARCRTVLAEYNMSCDDTGKLILKPRPNIQ; translated from the exons ATGAACTCCTTGGAACAGGCCGAAG ACCTGAAGGCCTTTGAGAGAAGACTGACAGAGTATGTCTCCTGTTTGCAACCTGCCACAGGCAGGTGGAGAA TGATACTGATAGTGGTGTCTGTCTGTACAGCTACTGGAGCTTGGAACTGGTTAATAGACCCAGACACACAGAAA GTATCTTTCTTTTCATCCCTATGGAATCATCCCTTCTTCACCATCAGCTGCATCACTCTAATAGCTCTCTTCTTCGCTGGAATACACAAACGAGTTGTGGCGCCATCAAT TATTGCTGCTCGCTGCCGCACAGTTTTAGCAGAATACAACATGTCCTGTGATGAT ACGGGGAAACTTATTCTGAAACCACGACCAAACATCCAGTGA
- the LOC113025827 gene encoding arylamine N-acetyltransferase, pineal gland isozyme NAT-10-like, whose protein sequence is MNLEEYFKRIGFHGSYDKLDLATLKLIHRQHIMSIPFENLSIHCGEKIIMDLEVIFNKVVRGTRGGWCFENNYLFSWVLRQMGYDTTTLGSRVFDTSINDFESQEVHLINKVIIEGKAYIADVSFGLSGQIREPLELISGKEQPQDGGVFRFICKDNLWMLEKTGRRTEVPNPEFAKSSLVNRKETRLIHCFSLEPREPDHFFQVNNDLQTDPTSLFTNKSICSLQTPTGFTALVGLIYSEVIFKPDEGVDLYNMKNITEDELEAVLMEKFKVKLQNKMQAVNRRVVLEF, encoded by the coding sequence ATGAATTTGGAAGAGTACTTCAAAAGAATTGGTTTCCATGGCTCCTATGATAAACTGGACCTTGCAACACTGAAGCTGATCCACAGGCAGCACATTATGTCCATTCCATTTGAGAACCTCAGCATCCACTGTGGAGAGAAAATAATCATGGACCTTGAGGTTATCTTCAATAAGGTTGTGAGGGGTACCCGTGGAGGTTGGTGCTTTGAGAACAACTACCTGTTTAGCTGGGTGCTGAGACAAATGGGCTATGACACTACAACCTTGGGCTCCAGAGTTTTCGACACGAGCATTAATGACTTTGAATCCCAGGAAGTACATCTCATTAACAAGGTCATCATTGAGGGGAAGGCTTATATAGCAGATGTAAGTTTTGGATTATCTGGCCAAATACGGGAGCCCCTCGAGCTCATCTCTGGAAAGGAACAGCCTCAGGATGGAGGCGTCTTTCGCTTCATATGCAAGGACAATTTGTGGATGCTGGAGAAGACTGGCAGAAGAACGGAGGTTCCTAACCCAGAATTTGCTAAATCAAGTCTGGTCAACCGGAAGGAGACGCGACTGATCCACTGCTTCAGCTTGGAGCCTCGTGAGCCAGATCATTTCTTTCAAGTGAACAATGACCTCCAGACAGACCCCACCTCACTGTTCACCAACAAGTCCATCTGCTCTTTGCAGACGCCCACAGGATTCACAGCGCTGGTTGGCTTGATCTACAGTGAGGTCATATTTAAGCCAGATGAAGGTGTTGATCTCTATAACATGAAAAACATAACAGAAGATGAACTAGAGGCTGTGCTGATGGAGAAGTTCAAAGTGAAGCTGCAGAACAAAATGCAGGCTGTAAACAGAAGAGTAGTCCTTGAATTTTAG
- the LOC113025834 gene encoding arylamine N-acetyltransferase, pineal gland isozyme NAT-10-like yields MNLDEYFKRIGFHGSYDKLDLATLKLIHRQHVMSIPFENLSIHCGEKITMDLEVIFNKMVRSSRGGWCLENNSLFGWVLRQMGYDTTTLGSRVFSPTGGEYHSEETHLINKVIIDGKAYIADVSFGVSLQLWEPLELISGKEQSQAAGVFRLIDKGDMWMLEKTGRKPEVPNPEFAKSSLLDKKQTQVIYSFTLEPREPYHFSQVNHDLQSDPTSLFINKSICSLQTPTGFRALVGWTYSEVTFKPEEGVDVYDMRNVTDDALEEILREKFNVKLQNKLKAVNKKACYTL; encoded by the coding sequence ATGAATTTGGATGAGTACTTCAAAAGAATTGGTTTCCATGGCTCCTATGATAAACTGGACCTTGCAACACTGAAGCTGATCCACAGGCAGCATGTTATGTCCATTCCATTTGAGAACCTCAGCATCCACTGTGGAGAGAAGATTACCATGGACCTTGAGGTCATCTTTAACAAGATGGTGAGGAGCAGCCGTGGAGGTTGGTGCCTTGAGAACAACTCCCTGTTTGGCTGGGTACTGAGACAAATGGGCTATGACACTACAACCTTGGGCTCCAGAGTTTTTAGCCCTACTGGTGGTGAATATCACTCTGAGGAAACACACCTCATTAACAAGGTCATCATTGATGGGAAGGCTTATATAGCAGATGTAAGTTTTGGGGTGTCACTCCAACTCTGGGAGCCTCTGGAGCTCATCTCTGGAAAGGAGCAGTCTCAGGCGGCGGGTGTCTTTCGCCTCATAGACAAGGGGGACATGTGGATGCTGGAGAAAACTGGCAGGAAACCAGAGGTTCCTAATCCAGAATTTGCTAAATCAAGTCTGTTAGACAAGAAGCAAACACAGGTGATTTACTCCTTCACCTTGGAGCCTCGTGAGCCATATCATTTCTCTCAGGTAAACCATGACCTCCAGTCAGACCCCACCTCACTGTTCATCAATAAGTCCATCTGCTCTTTGCAGACACCCACAGGATTCAGAGCACTGGTTGGCTGGACCTACAGTGAGGTCACCTTCAAACCAGAGGAAGGTGTTGATGTGTATGACATGAGAAATGTAACAGATGATGCGCTAGAAGAAATTCTGAGGGAAAAGTTCAATGTGAAGCTGCAGAACAAACTGAAGGctgtaaacaaaaaagcatGCTACACACTTTAG